In the Malania oleifera isolate guangnan ecotype guangnan chromosome 1, ASM2987363v1, whole genome shotgun sequence genome, one interval contains:
- the LOC131167598 gene encoding WEB family protein At5g55860 has translation MNTNNRQNATDSPRAEVGEIDTRAPFQSVKDAVNLFGEGAFSGEKPALKKAKPHSAERVLAKETQLHLAQKELNKLKEQVNNAETTKAQAVAELAMAKKAVDDLSHRFKTVSESKESAIKETETAKTKAKKFGEATSGNHAESNGAQKQDLETERAQYMTLIAELNAAKQELRKIRQDCDASLEAKLSAFKQAADADLAAKANMERASELSGEISAVQESIGQVKLAYLQAQQEQAKIYAEKDVQRQSYKATLEQSAKKLLTLKKEFDPELARNLEAQLAETTTEIGALQKEMENARTSDLDSVRMVTMELDDAKESLHKVAEEESSLRSMVDLLKLELENVKKEHSELKEKEAETESVAGNLHVKLRKSRSELEACVFEESKARGASDELISTLDQLSSETENARQEAEEMHEKAEELKKEAEATRIALEEAEKKLRVALEEAEEAKAAEIRSLDQIKILSERTNAARASTSESGAKITVSREEFDSLSRKVEESDLLAEMKVAAAIAQVEAVKASENEALKRLEVTKKEIADTKAATEEASKRAEMAEAAKRAVEGELRRWREREQKKAAETASRILAETEMPSRPPMHPSPHHYKIQKQNPPERIKSNPPEKFIQTRKLEKERTSLSKKALLPNLSGIFHRKKNQVEGGSPSYLPGEKLV, from the exons ATGAACACAAACAATCGCCAAAATGCTACAGATTCTCCTAGAGCAGAGGTTGGAGAGATAGACACCAGGGCTCCATTTCAGTCTGTCAAAGATGCTGTAAACCTATTTGGTGAGGGTGCTTTCTCAGGGGAAAAGCCTGCCCTTAAGAAAGCAAAACCTCATTCTGCAGAG AGGGTATTGGCCAAGGAGACACAGCTTCACCTGGCTCAGAAAGAACTAAACAAGTTGAAAGAACAAGTAAATAATGCTGAAACTACTAAAGCCCAAGCAGTTGCAGAACTTGCCATGGCAAAAAAAGCAGTCGACGATCTGAGCCACAGGTTTAAAACTGTTAGTGAATCAAAAGAATCAGCAATTAAGGAGACAGAAACTGCTAAGACTAAGGCAAAGAAATTTGGAGAAGCAACTAGTGGCAATCATGCAGAATCTAATGGTGCTCAGAAACAGGATTTGGAGACTGAAAGAGCACAGTACATGACTTTGATTGCTGAACTGAATGCTGCAAAGCAAGAACTGAGAAAAATCCGTCAGGACTGTGATGCATCCTTGGAGGCAAAACTGTCTGCATTTAAGCAAGCAGCAGATGCAGACCTTGCAGCCAAAGCTAACATGGAGAGAGCTAGTGAGCTCTCAGGGGAAATTTCAGCTGTACAGGAATCAATTGGGCAGGTGAAGCTTGCATATTTGCAAGCGCAGCAAGAGCAAGCGAAGATATATGCTGAAAAAGATGTTCAGCGGCAATCATATAAAGCTACCTTGGAACAGTCGGCCAAGAAATTGCTCACTTTGAAGAAAGAGTTTGATCCTGAACTTGCAAGAAATCTTGAGGCCCAGCTTGCTGAAACAACGACTGAAATTGGGGCTCTTCAAAAGGAGATGGAAAATGCAAGGACTTCGGATCTAGATTCTGTTAGAATGGTCACTATGGAGCTGGATGATGCTAAGGAGTCACTGCACAAGGTAGCAGAAGAAGAAAGCTCCCTTCGAAGCATGGTTGATTTGCTTAAGCTGGAGCTCGAGAATGTAAAGAAAGAGCATTCTGAACTGAAGGAAAAGGAAGCAGAAACAGAATCTGTTGCTGGGAATTTGCATGTCAAGCTCCGTAAAAGTAGGTCTGAGCTTGAGGCGTGTGTCTTTGAAGAATCCAAAGCAAGAGGTGCTTCTGATGAACTGATCTCAACACTGGACCAGCTATCTTCAGAAACTGAAAATGCAAGACAAGAAGCTGAAGAGATGCATGAAAAGGCTGAAGAGTTGAAAAAGGAAGCTGAGGCCACCAGAATTGCGTTAGAAGAAGCTGAGAAGAAGCTCAGAGTTGCACTGGAAGAAGCTGAAGAGGCTAAAGCAGCAGAGATAAGGTCGCTTGATCAGATTAAGATCCTCTCTGAAAGAACTAATGCTGCTCGTGCCTCAACTTCTGAGTCTGGCGCTAAGATCACAGTGTCGAGGGAAGAATTTGATTCTTTGAGCCGGAAAGTCGAGGAATCAGACTTACTAGCAGAAATGAAAGTAGCTGCTGCAATAGCTCAAGTGGAAGCTGTAAAGGCTAGTGAGAATGAGGCCCTGAAGAGGTTGGAGGTAACTAAAAAGGAGATTGCCGATACAAAGGCTGCAACGGAAGAGGCTTCGAAGAGGGCAGAGATGGCTGAGGCAGCAAAGAGGGCAGTGGAAGGGGAACTCAGGAGGTGGCGTGAACGGGAGCAGAAGAAGGCAGCTGAAACTGCATCTCGAATTCTGGCAGAGACAGAGATGCCATCGCGTCCACCAATGCATCCATCTCCGCACCACTACAAGATTCAAAAGCAGAACCCACCAGAGAGAATCAAGTCAAACCCACCTGAGAAATTCATTCAGACCCGGAAACTAGAGAAGGAGAGAACTTCTTTATCGAAGAAGGCTCTTCTGCCCAATCTCAGTGGGATCTTTCACAGAAAGAAGAACCAAGTCGAGGGTGGGTCTCCTTCGTATCTTCCTGGTGAGAAGCTTGTGTGA